Proteins from a single region of Parambassis ranga chromosome 16, fParRan2.1, whole genome shotgun sequence:
- the LOC114448108 gene encoding hemicentin-1-like, translating into MFLLLWTAVLLCEISADTGLSQKPTVVIPPLTAGQQSTLTCTAPGLCSGSAPDITWSWRGKRNNDSYITGNTTEFKTENVTAGTQRHTSALTFNPLAEHHSTSVTCKVSFRGDITTEETQTVNVSYVKEVQITGSRKVTEGETLSLNCSVESFPPSLITWAKMSESDLQEDTDTFTQDQRTGALSIYNVTAEDSGQYVCTATHLNKTHKMRNVTVTVIYIRKPQISGSTAVNEGDVLSLTCSAESFPPSVITWTKLSSNTTLNNGTGSATLVIPNVTAEHSGQYICTANHLNTTLTERVTVTLTWITEIQTGSVCELQSDVLTCWCVSEGFPLPTFKWPLLEDHTQYSVVTSVSKQTVNSTVTVRNHGNTAVECVASNENREVKANLTIQTKLPEADAGPQRGVLPWIVAGVSLTVNVLCIICIWSLWNTRKKVKPNQEDRVYMSIQKAETSEYEVITPYQT; encoded by the exons ATGTTTCTTCTCCTTTGGACCGCTGTGCTCTTGTGTGAGATCAGTGCTGACACAG GTCTGAGTCAGAAGCCCACAGTGGTGATTcctccactgacagcaggacagcagagcaCCCTGACCTGCACTGCTCCTGGTCTCTgctctggatctgctcctgacaTCACCTGGTcatggagaggaaagagaaataATGACTCTTACATCACAGGAAACACCACTGAATTCAAGACTGAGAATGTGACTGCtggtacacagagacacacctcagctttgacctttaaccctttaGCTGAACACCACAGCACCAGTGTCACCTGTAAGGTCAGCTTCAGAGGTGACATAACTACAGAGGAGACTCAGACTGTGAACGTGAGCT ATGTGAAGGAAGTTCAAATCACAGGGAGCAGAAAAGTGACTGAGGGTGAGACTCTGAGTCTGAACTGCAGTGTTGAAAGTTTCCCTCCATCACTCATCACATGGGCTAAAATGTCTGAAAGTGATCTGCAGGAAGACACTGACACCTTCACACAGGACCAAAGAACAGGAGCTTTGTCCATCTATAATGTGACTGCAGAAGATTCTGGACAGTACGTGTGCACAGCTACACACCTGAACAAGACCCACAAGATGAGAAACGTCACTGTAACAGTGATAT ACATCAGGAAACCTCAGATCAGCGGCTCTACAGCTGTTAATGAGGGAGATGTTCTGAGTCTGACCTGCAGTGCTGAAAGTTTCCCTCCATCAGTTATTACGTGGACTAAACTTAGTTCTAACACAACCCTGAACAACGGCACTGGATCAGCTACACTAGTCATCCCtaatgtgacagcagagcatTCAGGACAGTACATCTGCACAGCAAACCATCTGAACACCACCCTGACAGAAAGAGTCACTGTAACACTGACAT GGATCACAGAGATCCagactggctctgtgtgtgagcttcagTCAGATGTCCTGACCTGTTGGTGTGTCAGTGAGGGGTTTCCTTTACCCACCTTCAAATGGCCGCTGCTGGAGGACCACACTCAGTACTCTGTCGTGACCTCTGTGTCAAAGCAGACAGTCAACAGCACTGTTACTGTGAGAAACCATGGTAACACTGCTGTTGAATGTGTGGCCAGTAATGAGAACAGAGAAGTAAAAGCAAACCTCACCATTCAGACAAAGTTGCCTGAGGCCG ATGCTGGACCTCAGCGTGGAGTCCTTCCCTGGATTGTTGCTGGTGTGTCTCTCACTGTGAATGTTCTCTGCATCATCTGCATATGGAGTCTTTG gaacacaagaaaaaaggtcAAACCAAATCAAGAGGACAGAGTGTACATGTCAatacagaaagcagagacatcAGAGTATGAGGTCATCACCCCGTATCAGACATGA
- the LOC114448413 gene encoding sialic acid-binding Ig-like lectin 5 → MFLLIWMTVFLSGISADTGASVWGQQHCPQQGYCVTLSEGELTAEAGLCVVIPCSFTTIFTPTHVIWSKRIKAGQIWYLNRIFDTYKSQSVQSEFRGRVSLLEPDVSQRNCSIMINYLRESDSGFYQLRVDGSKQSEAFTFTSKAAVTVKGLSQKPTVVIPPLTAGQQSTLTCTAPGLCSGSAPNITWSWRGKGNNDSYITGNTTEFKTENVTAGTQRHTSALTFDPSAVHHGTEITCTVSFRGAITTEETKTLNVSYIRKPQISGSTAVNEGDVLSLTCSAESFPPSVIMWTKLSSNTTLHNGTGSATLVIPNVTAEHSGQYICTANHLTTTLTERVTVTVTWITEIQTGSVCELQSDVLTCWCVSEGFPLPTFKWPLLEDHTQYSVVTSVSKQTVNSTVTVRNHGNTAVECVASNENREVKANLTIQTKLPEAGKSEEIFQTASRLEVIIAFLIGVVLSAVVCCLAIKCHRNKQKKSENVDETMEMIIPQGNMLVHENGAVDRGTTDTELNSGPKDVEYASIDFSLLKRMRPSEVARRKQESTETEYSEVKRQVREEKKEDAGEEGETLERKEEEVMVEEDEETRHYKVASNVEHSVRSTEAFKTKAASRN, encoded by the exons ATGTTTCTTCTCATTTGGATGACTGTGTTCCTGTCTGGGATCAGTGCTGACACAG GTGCTTCAGTTTGGGGACAACAGCACTGTCCACAGCAAGGATACTGTGTCACTCTCAGTGAGGGAGAACTAACAGCAGAGGCTGGACTCTGTGTTGTGATACCGTGTTCTTTCACCACCATCTTTACACCCACACATGTCATTTGGTCCAAAAGGATAAAAGCTGGACAAATATGGTATTTAAACAGAATATTTGACACGTACAAGAGTCAATCAGTTCAGTCTGAGTTCAGAGGTCGAGTGTCACTTTTGGAGCCTGATGTGAGTCAGAGAAACTGCAGCATCATGATTAATTATCTCAGAGAGTCTGATTCTGGATTTTATCAGCTCAGAGTTGATGGttccaaacagagtgaagcattTACCTTCActtcaaaagcagctgtcactgtTAAAG GTCTGAGTCAGAAGCCCACAGTGGTGATTcctccactgacagcaggacagcagagcaCCCTGACCTGCACTGCTCCTGGTCTCTGCTCTGGATCTGCTCCTAACATCACCTGGTCATGGAGAGGAAAGGGAAATAATGACTCTTACATCACAGGAAACACCACTGAATTCAAGACTGAGAATGTGACTGCtggtacacagagacacacctcagctttgacctttgacccttcaGCTGTACACCATGGTACTGAGATCACCTGTACGGTCAGCTTCAGAGGGGCCATAACTACAGAGGAGACAAAAACTCTCAATGTGAGCT ACATCAGGAAACCTCAGATCAGCGGCTCTACAGCTGTTAATGAGGGAGATGTTCTGAGTCTGACCTGCAGTGCTGAAAGTTTCCCTCCATCAGTTATTATGTGGACTAAACTGAGTTCTAACACAACCCTGCACAACGGCACTGGATCAGCTACACTAGTCATCCCtaatgtgacagcagagcatTCAGGACAGTACATCTGCACAGCAAACCATCTGACCACCACCCTGACAGAAAGAGTCACTGTAACAGTGACAT GGATCACAGAGATCCagactggctctgtgtgtgagcttcagTCAGATGTCCTGACCTGTTGGTGTGTCAGTGAGGGGTTTCCTTTACCCACCTTCAAATGGCCGCTGCTGGAGGACCACACTCAGTACTCTGTCGTGACCTCTGTGTCAAAGCAGACAGTCAACAGCACTGTTACTGTGAGAAACCATGGTAACACTGCTGTTGAATGTGTGGCCAGTAATGAGAACAGAGAAGTAAAAGCAAACCTCACCATTCAGACAAAGTTGCCTGAGGCCG GTAAATCAGAAGAAATCTTCCAAACTGCTTCAAGGCTGGAAGTCATCATTGCGTTTTTAATTGGAGTCGTTCTGTCAGCAGTTGTTTGCTGTTTGGCTATAAAATGCCACAG aaacaaacagaaaaagtcTGAAAATGTGGATGAGACTATGGAGATGATAATCCCACAAGGCAACATGCTG GTACATGAGAATGGAGCTGTGGACAGAGGGACGACAGACACTGAACTGAACAGTGGCCCAAAAGATGTGGAGTACGCCAGCATTGACTTCTCCCTGCTGAAAAGGATGAGACCCAGCGAGGTGGCAAGGAGGAAGCAAGAGAGCACAGAGACGGAGTACTCTGAAGTAAAGAGGCAGgtaagagaggaaaagaaagaggatgctggagaggaaggagaaacattggagaggaaagaggaggaggtgatggtggaggaggatgaggagaccAGACATTAT AAAGTAGCCTCCAATGTAGAGCACAGTGTACGAAGCACTGAAGCTTTCAAAACTAAGGCGGCATCTAGAAACTAA
- the LOC114448414 gene encoding sialic acid-binding Ig-like lectin 5 produces the protein MTVFLSGISADTGASVWGKQHCPQQGYCVTLSEGELTAEAGLCVVIPCSFTTIFTPTHVIWSKRIKADQIWYYNRIFHTDKSQSVQPEFRGRVSLLEPDVSQRNCSIMINDLRESDSGFYQLRVEGSKQSEAFTFTSKAAVTVKGLSQKPTVVIPPLTAGQQSTLTCTAPGLCSGSAPNITWSWRGKTTAYKSEETQRHTSTLTFNPLAEHHSTNVTCKVSFRGDITTEETQTVNVSYVKEVQITGSRKVTEGETLSLTCSVESFPPSLITWAKMSESDLQEDTDTFTQDQRTGALSIYNVTAEDSGQYVCTATHLNKTHKMRNVTVTVIYIRKPQISGSTAVNEGDVLSLTCSAESFPPSVIMWTKLSSNTTLHNGTGSATLVIPNVTAEHSGQYICTANHLNTTLTERVTVTVTWITEIQTGSVCELQSDVLTCWCVSEGFPLPTFKWPLLEDHTQYSVVTSVSKQTVNSTVTVRNHGNTAVECVASNENREVKANLTIQTKLPEAGKSEEIFQTASRLEVIIAFLIGAVLSAVVCCLAIKCHRNKQKKSENVDETMEMIIPQGNMLVHENGAVDRGTTDTELNSGPKDVEYASIDFSLLKRMRPSEVARRKQESTETEYSEVKRQVREEKKEDAGEEGETLERKEEEVMVEEDEETRHCVSEAENRGDEAVYSNVKEIMYNKDCVDRCDGLMMEPHCD, from the exons ATGACTGTGTTCCTGTCTGGGATCAGTGCTGACACAG GTGCTTCAGTTTGGGGAAAACAGCACTGTCCACAGCAAGGATACTGTGTCACTCTCAGTGAGGGAGAACTAACAGCAGAGGCTGGACTCTGTGTTGTGATACCGTGTTCTTTCACCACCATCTTTACACCCACACATGTCATTTGGTCCAAAAGGATAAAAGCTGATCAAATATGGTATTATAACAGAATATTTCACACCGACAAGAGTCAATCAGTTCAGCCTGAGTTCAGAGGTCGAGTGTCACTTTTGGAGCCTGATGTGAGTCAGAGAAACTGCAGCATCATGATTAATGATCTCAGAGAGTCTGATTCTGGATTTTATCAGCTCAGAGTTGAAGGttccaaacagagtgaagcattTACCTTCActtcaaaagcagctgtcactgtTAAAG GTCTGAGTCAGAAGCCCACAGTGGTGATTcctccactgacagcaggacagcagagcaCCCTGACCTGCACTGCTCCTGGTCTCTGCTCTGGATCTGCTCCTAACATCACCTGGTCATGGAGAGGAAAAACCACTGCTTATAAGagtgaagagacacagagacacacctctACTTTGACCTTTAACCCATTAGCTGAACACCACAGCACCAATGTCACCTGTAAGGTCAGCTTCAGAGGTGACATAACTACAGAGGAGACTCAGACTGTGAACGTGAGCT ATGTGAAGGAAGTTCAAATCACAGGGAGCAGAAAAGTGACTGAGGGTGAGACTCTgagtctgacctgcagtgtTGAAAGTTTCCCTCCATCACTCATCACATGGGCTAAAATGTCTGAAAGTGATCTGCAGGAAGACACTGACACCTTCACACAGGACCAAAGAACAGGAGCTTTGTCCATCTATAATGTGACTGCAGAAGATTCTGGACAGTACGTGTGCACAGCTACACACCTGAACAAGACCCACAAGATGAGAAACGTCACTGTAACAGTGATAT ACATCAGGAAACCTCAGATCAGCGGCTCTACAGCTGTTAATGAGGGAGATGTTCTGAGTCTGACCTGCAGTGCTGAAAGTTTCCCTCCATCAGTTATTATGTGGACTAAACTTAGTTCTAACACAACCCTGCACAACGGCACTGGATCAGCTACACTAGTCATCCCtaatgtgacagcagagcatTCAGGACAGTACATCTGCACAGCAAACCATCTGAACACCACCCTGACAGAAAGAGTCACTGTAACAGTGACAT GGATCACAGAGATCCagactggctctgtgtgtgagcttcagTCAGATGTCCTGACCTGTTGGTGTGTCAGTGAGGGGTTTCCTTTACCCACCTTCAAATGGCCGCTGCTGGAGGACCACACTCAGTACTCTGTCGTGACCTCTGTGTCAAAGCAGACAGTCAACAGCACTGTTACTGTGAGAAACCATGGTAACACTGCTGTTGAATGTGTGGCCAGTAATGAGAACAGAGAAGTAAAAGCAAACCTCACCATTCAGACAAAGTTGCCTGAGGCCG GTAAATCAGAAGAAATCTTCCAAACTGCTTCAAGGCTGGAAGTCATCATTGCGTTTTTAATTGGAGCCGTTCTGTCAGCAGTTGTTTGCTGTTTGGCTATAAAATGCCACAG aaacaaacagaaaaagtcTGAAAATGTGGATGAGACTATGGAGATGATAATCCCACAAGGCAACATGCTG GTACATGAGAATGGAGCTGTGGACAGAGGGACGACAGACACTGAACTGAACAGTGGCCCAAAAGATGTGGAGTACGCCAGCATTGACTTCTCCCTGCTGAAAAGGATGAGACCCAGCGAGGTGGCAAGGAGGAAGCAAGAGAGCACAGAGACGGAGTACTCTGAAGTAAAGAGGCAGgtaagagaggaaaagaaagaggatgctggagaggaaggagaaacattggagaggaaagaggaggaggtgatggtggaggaggatgaggagaccAGACATTGTGTCTCAGAAGCAGAGAACAGAGGGGACGAGGCCGTGTACTCTAATGTGAAGGAAATCATGTACAATAAGGACTGTGTGGATCGATGTGATGGACTGATGATGGAGCCTCATTGTGATTAA
- the LOC114448110 gene encoding sialic acid-binding Ig-like lectin 10 — translation MFLLLWTAVLLCEISADTGLSQKPTVVIPPLTAGQQSTLTCTAPGLCSGSDPDITWSWRGKRNNDSYITGNTTEFKTENVTDGTQRHSSALTFNPLSKHHTTSVTCTVSFRGEITTEETQTVIVSYVKEVQITGSRKVTEGETLSLTCSVESFPPSLITWAKMSESDLQEDTDTFTQDQRTGALSIYNVTAEDSGQYVCTATHLNKTHKMRNVTVTVIYIRKPQISGSTAVNEGDVLSLTCSAESFPPSVIMWTKLSSNTTLHNGPGSATLVIPNVTAEHSGQYICTANHLNTTLTERVTVTLTWITEIQTGSVCELQSDVLTCWCVSEGFPLPTFKWPLLEDHTQYSVVTSVSKQTVNSTVTVRNHGNTAVECVASNENGEVNQKKSSKLLQGWKSSLRF, via the exons ATGTTTCTTCTCCTTTGGACCGCTGTGCTCTTGTGTGAGATCAGTGCTGACACAG GTCTGAGTCAGAAGCCCACAGTGGTGATTcctccactgacagcaggacagcagagcaCCCTGACCTGCACTGCTCCTGGTCTCTGCTCTGGATCTGATCCTGACATCACCTGGTcatggagaggaaagagaaataATGACTCTTACATCACAGGAAACACCACTGAATTCAAGACTGAGAATGTGACTGATggtacacagagacactcctctgctttgacctttaaccctttaTCTAAACACCACACCACCAGTGTCACCTGTACGGTCAGCTTCAGAGGTGAAATAACTACAGAGGAGACTCAGACTGTGATCGTGAGCT ATGTGAAGGAAGTTCAAATCACAGGGAGCAGAAAAGTGACTGAGGGTGAGACTCTgagtctgacctgcagtgtTGAAAGTTTCCCTCCATCACTCATCACATGGGCTAAAATGTCTGAAAGTGATCTGCAGGAAGACACTGACACCTTCACACAGGACCAAAGAACAGGAGCTTTGTCCATCTATAATGTGACTGCAGAAGATTCTGGACAGTACGTGTGCACAGCTACACACCTGAACAAGACCCACAAGATGAGAAACGTCACTGTAACAGTGATAT ACATCAGGAAACCTCAGATCAGCGGCTCTACAGCTGTTAATGAGGGAGATGTTCTGAGTCTGACCTGCAGTGCTGAAAGTTTCCCTCCATCAGTTATTATGTGGACTAAACTTAGTTCTAACACAACCCTGCACAACGGCCCTGGATCAGCTACACTAGTCATCCCtaatgtgacagcagagcatTCAGGACAGTACATCTGCACAGCAAACCATCTGAACACCACCCTGACAGAAAGAGTCACTGTAACACTGACAT GGATCACAGAGATCCagactggctctgtgtgtgagctaCAGTCAGATGTCCTGACCTGTTGGTGTGTCAGTGAGGGGTTTCCTTTACCCACCTTCAAATGGCCGCTGCTGGAGGACCACACTCAGTACTCTGTCGTGACCTCTGTGTCAAAGCAGACAGTCAACAGCACTGTTACTGTGAGAAACCATGGTAACACTGCTGTTGAATGTGTGGCCAGTAATGAGAACGGAGAA GTAAATCAGAAGAAATCTTCCAAACTGCTTCAAGGCTGGAAGTCATCATTGCGTTTTTAA